A genomic region of Magnolia sinica isolate HGM2019 chromosome 6, MsV1, whole genome shotgun sequence contains the following coding sequences:
- the LOC131249502 gene encoding 36.4 kDa proline-rich protein-like, translated as MGPRLTATSFILMIYTATSLPRTYACATCSPPYSGSYPPKTTHPPYFKRPPRSSPPSMNPPVIIPPIIITPPVITPPVVNPPPVYQKPPSGDLTPPSSGIPITNPPSSSSATCSIDHLKLGLCVDVLGGLIHTGLGDPVVNTCCPVLKGLLEIEAAVCLCTTIRLKLLNLNIIIPLTLTALVTCGKTIPPGFVCPPLH; from the coding sequence ATGGGTCCCAGACTAACCGCTACGTCCTTCATCCTCATGATTTACACGGCAACGTCATTGCCACGAACGTACGCATGCGCCACCTGCTCCCCGCCTTATTCCGGCTCGTACCCGCCAAAAACCACCCATCCTCCTTACTTCAAAAGACCACCCAgatcatccccaccgtccatgaaCCCACCCGTGATCATCCCACCGATCATCATCACACCCCCAGTGATAACACCTCCGGTTGTGAATCCCCCGCCCGTCTATCAAAAACCACCTTCGGGAGATCTAACGCCGCCTTCAAGTGGTATTCCCATCACCAACCCTCCATCATCATCCTCAGCAACGTGCTCGATCGACCACCTGAAATTAGGGTTGTGCGTCGACGTTCTTGGAGGGCTGATCCATACTGGGCTGGGAGACCCAGTAGTCAATACTTGCTGCCCTGTGCTTAAAGGGTTGCTAGAGATCGAAGCTGCAGTCTGCCTCTGCACCACTATAAGACTCAAGCTTCTCAACCTCAACATCATCATCCCACTCACTCTTACAGCTTTGGTCACATGTGGGAAGACCATCCCACCGGGTTTCGTTTGCCCACCTCTTCACTAA
- the LOC131249877 gene encoding lipid transfer protein EARLI 1-like isoform X1, translating to MASKSSASAALFLSFNVLFFAFVSANDRPCLCTRCYCNPTPNPRPRPTPNPNPRPTPTTPNPNPTPTTNPNPTPTPTNPNPNPNPNPTPGTPPGTPSGGRGRCPRDALKLGICANLLGLVNVVVGSPPTLPCCSLIQGLANLEAAVCLCTAIRANILGLILNIPVSLSLILNDCGRRVPNGFQC from the exons ATGGCCTCAAAGAGCTCAGCATCAGCTGCCCTTTTCCTCTCCTTCAACGTTCTCTTCTTTGCTTTTGTCAGTGCCAATGACAGACCTTGCCTTTGTACCCGTTGCTATTGCAACCCAACTCCAAATCCCAGACCCAGACCAACTCCAAACCCCAACCCTAGACCAACTCCCACAACTCCAAACCCCAACCCCACGCCAACtacaaaccctaaccctaccccAACTCCCacaaatcctaatcctaatcctaaccctaacccaactcctggaactcc tCCCGGAACTCCTTCAGGTGGACGTGGTAGATGCCCTAGAGATGCACTGAAGCTGGGTATATGTGCCAATTTACTAGGGTTGGTGAATGTGGTTGTGGGATCCCCACCAACACTCCCGTGTTGCTCTCTAATCCAAGGGCTGGCCAATCTTGAGGCTGCCGTGTGCTTGTGCACTGCCATCAGAGCCAATATCTTGGGCCTCATTCTCAACATTCCTGTTTCCCTGAGCTTGATCTTGAACGACTGTGGTAGAAGGGTCCCAAATGGATTCCAATGTTAG
- the LOC131249877 gene encoding 14 kDa proline-rich protein DC2.15-like isoform X2, giving the protein MASKSSASAALFLSFNVLFFAFVSANDRPCLCTRCYCNPTPNPRPRPTPNPNPRPTPTTPNPNPTPTTNPNPTPTPTSGRCPRDALKLGICANLLGLVNVVVGSPPTLPCCSLIQGLANLEAAVCLCTAIRANILGLILNIPVSLSLILNDCGRRVPNGFQC; this is encoded by the exons ATGGCCTCAAAGAGCTCAGCATCAGCTGCCCTTTTCCTCTCCTTCAACGTTCTCTTCTTTGCTTTTGTCAGTGCCAATGACAGACCTTGCCTTTGTACCCGTTGCTATTGCAACCCAACTCCAAATCCCAGACCCAGACCAACTCCAAACCCCAACCCTAGACCAACTCCCACAACTCCAAACCCCAACCCCACGCCAACtacaaaccctaaccctaccccAACTCCCacaa GTGGTAGATGCCCTAGAGATGCACTGAAGCTGGGTATATGTGCCAATTTACTAGGGTTGGTGAATGTGGTTGTGGGATCCCCACCAACACTCCCGTGTTGCTCTCTAATCCAAGGGCTGGCCAATCTTGAGGCTGCCGTGTGCTTGTGCACTGCCATCAGAGCCAATATCTTGGGCCTCATTCTCAACATTCCTGTTTCCCTGAGCTTGATCTTGAACGACTGTGGTAGAAGGGTCCCAAATGGATTCCAATGTTAG
- the LOC131249877 gene encoding 14 kDa proline-rich protein DC2.15-like isoform X4, translating to MASKSSASAALFLSFNVLFFAFVSANDRPCLCTRCYCNPTPNPRPRPTGRCPRDALKLGICANLLGLVNVVVGSPPTLPCCSLIQGLANLEAAVCLCTAIRANILGLILNIPVSLSLILNDCGRRVPNGFQC from the exons ATGGCCTCAAAGAGCTCAGCATCAGCTGCCCTTTTCCTCTCCTTCAACGTTCTCTTCTTTGCTTTTGTCAGTGCCAATGACAGACCTTGCCTTTGTACCCGTTGCTATTGCAACCCAACTCCAAATCCCAGACCCAGACCAAC TGGTAGATGCCCTAGAGATGCACTGAAGCTGGGTATATGTGCCAATTTACTAGGGTTGGTGAATGTGGTTGTGGGATCCCCACCAACACTCCCGTGTTGCTCTCTAATCCAAGGGCTGGCCAATCTTGAGGCTGCCGTGTGCTTGTGCACTGCCATCAGAGCCAATATCTTGGGCCTCATTCTCAACATTCCTGTTTCCCTGAGCTTGATCTTGAACGACTGTGGTAGAAGGGTCCCAAATGGATTCCAATGTTAG
- the LOC131249877 gene encoding 14 kDa proline-rich protein DC2.15-like isoform X3, producing the protein MASKSSASAALFLSFNVLFFAFVSANDRPCLCTRCYCNPTPNPRPRPTPNPNPSPSGGRGRCPRDALKLGICANLLGLVNVVVGSPPTLPCCSLIQGLANLEAAVCLCTAIRANILGLILNIPVSLSLILNDCGRRVPNGFQC; encoded by the exons ATGGCCTCAAAGAGCTCAGCATCAGCTGCCCTTTTCCTCTCCTTCAACGTTCTCTTCTTTGCTTTTGTCAGTGCCAATGACAGACCTTGCCTTTGTACCCGTTGCTATTGCAACCCAACTCCAAATCCCAGACCCAGACCAACTCCAAACCCCAACCCTAG TCCTTCAGGTGGACGTGGTAGATGCCCTAGAGATGCACTGAAGCTGGGTATATGTGCCAATTTACTAGGGTTGGTGAATGTGGTTGTGGGATCCCCACCAACACTCCCGTGTTGCTCTCTAATCCAAGGGCTGGCCAATCTTGAGGCTGCCGTGTGCTTGTGCACTGCCATCAGAGCCAATATCTTGGGCCTCATTCTCAACATTCCTGTTTCCCTGAGCTTGATCTTGAACGACTGTGGTAGAAGGGTCCCAAATGGATTCCAATGTTAG